In the Advenella kashmirensis WT001 genome, one interval contains:
- a CDS encoding winged helix-turn-helix transcriptional regulator gives MAVQQKKQDETCPVARSVNLVGDRWSLLLVRDAFDGKRRFSDFQRDLGIARSILTDRLRNLVQAGIFEVRPASDGSAYQEYALTPKGETLFPVIVALRQWGEQHLFAPQEAHSQLIDIQSGKPLRLMQPVSQEDHVVAASATRVIKPAPSVQRLASGNKKRPTSKTHTPAKKR, from the coding sequence ATGGCCGTACAGCAGAAAAAACAGGACGAGACATGTCCCGTGGCGCGTTCAGTAAATCTGGTCGGGGACCGCTGGTCGTTACTGCTGGTGCGGGACGCCTTCGATGGCAAACGCCGATTCAGTGATTTTCAACGTGACCTGGGAATTGCAAGAAGTATTCTGACAGATCGCCTGCGCAACCTGGTGCAAGCCGGCATTTTTGAGGTGCGGCCGGCATCTGATGGCAGCGCCTATCAGGAATACGCGCTCACCCCTAAGGGAGAAACGCTTTTTCCGGTCATAGTGGCACTTCGACAGTGGGGAGAACAGCACTTGTTTGCGCCGCAAGAGGCGCATTCACAGCTTATCGATATCCAATCGGGGAAGCCATTGCGTTTAATGCAGCCGGTTTCTCAGGAGGATCACGTTGTCGCCGCAAGCGCAACGCGGGTCATTAAGCCTGCACCATCAGTGCAACGCCTTGCTTCTGGAAACAAAAAGCGCCCGACATCAAAGACTCATACACCTGCGAAAAAGCGGTAA
- a CDS encoding DUF423 domain-containing protein — MTTFSALIRGAAISGFIGVAAGAFGAHGLKNHVDPALLPIWHTAVLYQLIHTLAILMLVGLAAHINESALRWTGRLFAAGIVIFSGSLYVLVLTNVKWLGAVTPIGGLCFLAGWLCLALAASSKTGR, encoded by the coding sequence ATGACTACCTTCTCTGCTTTAATTCGCGGTGCCGCCATCAGCGGTTTTATCGGCGTAGCCGCCGGTGCATTCGGTGCCCATGGCCTGAAAAACCATGTGGACCCGGCGTTGCTGCCCATCTGGCACACCGCCGTACTCTATCAGCTTATCCATACGCTGGCGATCTTGATGTTGGTGGGCCTGGCCGCCCATATCAACGAAAGCGCCCTGCGCTGGACCGGCCGGCTTTTTGCAGCAGGTATTGTTATTTTCAGCGGCAGCCTGTACGTGCTGGTACTGACCAACGTAAAATGGTTAGGGGCCGTTACACCTATCGGCGGCTTATGTTTTCTGGCGGGCTGGTTATGCCTGGCTTTGGCCGCGAGCAGCAAAACCGGGCGATAA